A stretch of Halostagnicola kamekurae DNA encodes these proteins:
- a CDS encoding DUF368 domain-containing protein, producing the protein MREFLRVYCKGLSMGAADVVPGVSGATIALIVGIYDRLIQAITAIDPREFGPAVRLHTPAGRQAFLELFERTDAAFLISLGLGIATSIVVLSQAMHTAVTSYPVPTYGFFFGLIAASAVVLYGNIDTWTARRLVVAALGIAIALAVTGVSAGGISHALPFVFVAGAIAICAMVLPGVSGSFFLVLLGQYEYMTGTLSSFVDSIFGLVTGESLGPVVDTGTIVVVFVVGAAIGLFSMAHVVRRALDRYRALTLVFLVSLMTGSLRLPIVEVWTNLDGGVGHSPIAAVVAAVVGGAAVLLVDRYTEDLDYA; encoded by the coding sequence ATGCGTGAATTTCTTCGCGTCTACTGCAAAGGGCTCTCGATGGGTGCGGCAGACGTCGTCCCCGGCGTCTCGGGGGCGACTATCGCGCTGATCGTCGGCATCTATGATCGCCTGATCCAGGCGATTACGGCGATCGATCCGCGCGAGTTCGGGCCGGCCGTCCGCCTCCACACGCCGGCGGGACGCCAGGCGTTCCTCGAGCTGTTCGAGCGGACGGACGCGGCCTTCCTCATCTCGCTCGGGCTCGGGATCGCGACGTCGATCGTCGTCCTCTCGCAGGCGATGCACACCGCGGTGACCTCCTATCCGGTTCCGACCTACGGGTTCTTCTTCGGGTTGATCGCCGCCTCGGCCGTCGTCCTCTACGGGAATATCGACACGTGGACGGCTCGGCGACTCGTCGTGGCGGCGCTCGGAATCGCGATCGCGCTCGCCGTTACCGGAGTGTCCGCAGGCGGGATTTCACACGCCCTTCCGTTCGTGTTCGTCGCGGGTGCGATCGCGATCTGTGCGATGGTGTTACCTGGCGTCTCGGGGTCGTTCTTCCTCGTCTTGCTCGGGCAGTACGAGTACATGACCGGCACGTTGAGTTCGTTCGTCGACAGCATTTTCGGGCTCGTTACCGGCGAATCGCTCGGGCCGGTCGTCGATACCGGAACGATCGTCGTCGTCTTCGTCGTCGGCGCGGCGATCGGTCTCTTTTCGATGGCTCACGTCGTTCGGCGCGCGCTGGATCGATACCGCGCGCTGACGCTGGTTTTCCTGGTCAGTCTGATGACCGGGTCGCTTCGACTGCCGATCGTGGAGGTCTGGACGAACCTCGACGGCGGTGTCGGTCACTCACCGATCGCCGCGGTCGTCGCCGCCGTCGTCGGCGGAGCGGCGGTGCTCCTCGTCGATCGATACACGGAGGATCTCGACTACGCGTAA
- a CDS encoding DUF7503 family protein, which produces MSATEATKDFLASHPRLLGALFTLVMLLGQAGTVAAGSNTQVGP; this is translated from the coding sequence ATGTCCGCAACAGAAGCCACGAAAGACTTCCTCGCATCGCACCCACGACTGCTCGGCGCGCTGTTCACGCTTGTCATGCTGCTCGGGCAGGCGGGAACAGTGGCTGCAGGAAGCAATACCCAAGTAGGGCCGTAA
- a CDS encoding Cdc6/Cdc18 family protein, whose product MDLRDRIARRRSAHNGGRLVVDREYLSPAVHATEPVGRGSVLEQCLDALEPVFDGDLPPPTAVVGPPGSGTSAIVTTLFAALNQTFGDSGRAIGTSTRTGRAGPTTWFVYVDGRRVQTPFAFYRAALATISDDAVPTSGVGTDELRERVIDRLERPDRRAIVAIDHHDEPETLTYDRVLDLLEPVGDAVRTVAVGAREPDDWHDATITVPAYRQHELVDILADRASTGLAAGALAHDSIRRVAEWADGSAHDALAALYVAAIRASDDGADQIRAADLEAAIADVPKTGIHIDRTLALSQSRQQVLLDLLSVSDGSKPIREVARAIDAESEVTASTATRFLYELADIGVLERVGLESTGSGRRPSTVEPRFSPIAFRSLIAE is encoded by the coding sequence ATGGACCTGCGCGATCGCATCGCTCGCCGACGGTCCGCACACAACGGGGGCCGGCTCGTCGTCGACCGCGAGTACCTCAGCCCCGCCGTTCACGCGACCGAACCCGTCGGTCGCGGCTCGGTACTCGAGCAGTGTCTCGACGCGCTCGAGCCGGTGTTCGACGGGGACCTCCCCCCGCCCACCGCGGTCGTCGGGCCGCCGGGTTCGGGAACGTCGGCGATCGTCACGACGCTTTTCGCGGCGCTGAACCAAACCTTCGGCGACTCGGGGCGGGCGATCGGAACGTCGACTCGGACCGGCCGCGCGGGTCCGACGACCTGGTTCGTCTACGTCGACGGTCGACGGGTCCAGACCCCGTTCGCGTTCTACCGGGCCGCGCTCGCGACGATATCCGACGACGCGGTCCCGACCAGCGGCGTCGGCACCGACGAGCTGCGAGAGCGGGTTATCGACCGACTCGAGCGCCCCGACCGACGGGCCATCGTCGCGATCGATCACCACGACGAACCCGAGACGCTGACCTACGATCGGGTTCTCGACCTGCTCGAGCCGGTCGGAGACGCCGTTCGAACCGTCGCCGTGGGAGCGCGCGAACCCGACGACTGGCACGACGCCACGATCACCGTTCCGGCCTATCGACAGCACGAACTCGTCGACATCCTCGCGGATCGGGCGTCGACCGGGCTCGCCGCCGGCGCGTTGGCACACGATTCGATCCGCCGCGTCGCCGAGTGGGCCGACGGGAGCGCCCACGACGCCCTCGCGGCGCTGTACGTCGCGGCGATTCGTGCGAGCGACGACGGAGCGGACCAGATCAGAGCGGCGGACCTCGAGGCGGCGATCGCGGACGTGCCGAAAACAGGTATCCACATCGATCGAACGCTGGCATTGTCACAAAGCCGTCAACAGGTACTACTCGATTTGCTGTCAGTTTCGGACGGCTCGAAACCGATCCGCGAGGTCGCTCGAGCGATCGACGCGGAGTCAGAGGTCACCGCGAGCACCGCGACGCGATTCCTGTACGAACTGGCCGATATCGGGGTTTTAGAGCGTGTCGGGCTCGAGTCGACGGGATCGGGTCGGCGCCCGAGCACGGTCGAACCGCGGTTCTCGCCGATCGCGTTTCGATCGCTGATCGCCGAGTAG
- a CDS encoding anaerobic glycerol-3-phosphate dehydrogenase subunit C, which translates to MSETHQPADDGSGDDEFEPVQVFPEAEEMDLRPGADDCYKCSTCDTNCPVAEVDDEFPGPKFQGPEQWRLKRQDDHDIDDSVMKCSNCMRCDNACPSEVPLSQMHNTARGEYVEENMSKLSREYWRNRLLSNYGTMARIGSKVPRLTNFVMGLTVTQVVNEKLLGITGERTFPAFATETFREWWEKRGGAAASRENAREARTRRDDSSADERKRVAYFHGCYSNYNTPEVGKAMVEVFEHFGYEVVVPDQRCSGTPMYANGMLDDAERAAETNVDELGSAIEAGADVIASCTSCSMSLRQEYPELFDFEDTESVAEHTWEALEYLRVHEDLEDELADASVDSADVAYHTPCHARNQGLDGQTVELLSSIDGIDAHDVGDSCSGISGTYGWKEEHYETSMKIGEEMFEHMEQIDAEAGMTECPTCAMQMEHGTGYEIDHPLEILSAALVDGPEAGGGDAA; encoded by the coding sequence ATGAGTGAGACACACCAACCAGCGGACGACGGATCGGGAGACGACGAGTTCGAACCGGTACAGGTCTTTCCGGAAGCCGAGGAGATGGACCTCCGGCCGGGCGCGGACGACTGTTACAAGTGCTCGACGTGCGACACGAACTGTCCCGTCGCCGAGGTCGACGACGAGTTCCCCGGCCCGAAGTTCCAGGGGCCCGAGCAGTGGCGGCTCAAGCGACAGGACGACCACGACATCGACGACTCGGTGATGAAGTGTTCGAACTGCATGCGCTGTGATAACGCCTGTCCCTCGGAAGTACCCCTCTCCCAGATGCACAACACGGCCCGAGGCGAGTACGTCGAAGAGAACATGAGCAAGCTCTCCCGAGAGTACTGGCGGAACCGGCTCCTCTCGAACTACGGCACCATGGCTCGCATCGGAAGTAAAGTACCTCGACTCACGAACTTCGTGATGGGGTTGACAGTGACACAGGTCGTAAACGAGAAGCTGTTGGGGATCACCGGCGAGCGGACGTTCCCCGCCTTCGCGACGGAGACGTTCCGCGAGTGGTGGGAAAAGCGGGGCGGGGCCGCCGCCTCGAGGGAGAACGCGCGAGAAGCCAGAACGCGCCGAGACGACTCGAGTGCCGACGAGCGAAAGCGGGTCGCGTACTTCCACGGCTGTTATTCGAACTACAACACGCCCGAGGTCGGCAAGGCGATGGTGGAGGTTTTCGAACACTTCGGCTACGAGGTCGTGGTTCCCGACCAGCGGTGTTCGGGGACCCCGATGTACGCGAACGGGATGTTAGACGACGCCGAGCGCGCTGCCGAGACGAACGTCGACGAACTCGGCTCGGCGATCGAGGCGGGGGCGGACGTGATCGCCTCCTGTACGTCCTGCTCGATGTCGCTCCGCCAGGAGTACCCCGAACTCTTTGACTTCGAGGACACCGAGTCGGTCGCCGAACACACCTGGGAGGCCCTCGAGTACCTGCGGGTTCACGAGGACCTCGAGGACGAACTCGCCGACGCAAGCGTCGACTCGGCGGACGTCGCCTATCACACGCCCTGTCACGCGCGCAACCAGGGCCTCGACGGCCAGACCGTCGAACTGCTCTCGAGTATCGACGGCATCGACGCGCACGACGTCGGCGACTCGTGTTCGGGAATCTCCGGTACCTACGGCTGGAAGGAAGAACACTACGAGACGTCGATGAAAATCGGCGAGGAGATGTTCGAGCACATGGAGCAGATCGACGCCGAGGCGGGGATGACGGAGTGTCCCACCTGCGCGATGCAGATGGAACACGGGACCGGCTACGAGATCGACCACCCGCTCGAGATACTCTCGGCGGCGCTGGTCGACGGGCCCGAAGCGGGCGGAGGGGACGCGGCCTGA
- the glpB gene encoding glycerol-3-phosphate dehydrogenase subunit GlpB: MAIEDDVLVIGGGLAGATAALSAAERDATVRLISYKQSTLRHASGLIDVLGYEPTAVAGTGGEREEREPTPLVDPFEAIPDLPEGHPYERVGLEAVRESLLFFDSVVGEAYAGDHTDANALVPTHGGTVKPTARYPATTAAGIASDPRSTLLVGFETLPDFDAPLAASHLEAAGVPFESRGVTLSFPGIERDDAKITRYAHILERDESVDSGAGAASARAALAHAIGAELEGESRVGLPAILGDDHADTVRRDLAERLGVDVFEVPMGPPSLPGIRLEDLLYDALEEAGVRVTTGVPVVDYESVDADGAAASRGRIDRVLVDRKRKRVPYSADQYVLATGGLVGKGVQSDRERVYEPIFDCHVAHSEDRYDWFADEAFGEHPFARFGLAVDRELYPLGADGEREFSNLRAAGGVLGGFDAPAEKSGGGVSLSTGYAAGAAAGEEVDR; the protein is encoded by the coding sequence ATGGCCATCGAAGACGACGTCCTCGTCATCGGCGGCGGGCTGGCGGGCGCGACGGCCGCCCTCTCGGCTGCCGAACGCGACGCGACGGTTCGACTGATCAGCTACAAGCAGAGCACGCTCCGCCACGCCAGCGGACTGATCGACGTGCTCGGCTACGAGCCGACGGCGGTCGCCGGCACGGGCGGCGAGCGCGAGGAGAGAGAACCGACGCCGCTGGTCGATCCGTTCGAGGCCATTCCGGACCTCCCCGAGGGCCACCCCTACGAGCGGGTCGGCCTCGAGGCGGTCCGCGAGTCGCTTCTGTTCTTCGACTCGGTCGTCGGCGAGGCCTACGCGGGCGACCACACCGACGCGAACGCGCTCGTGCCGACCCACGGCGGAACCGTCAAGCCGACCGCTCGCTACCCGGCGACGACCGCCGCAGGGATCGCGAGCGATCCGCGGTCGACCCTGTTGGTCGGCTTCGAAACCCTCCCCGACTTCGACGCCCCGCTGGCCGCGTCCCACCTCGAGGCCGCCGGAGTTCCGTTCGAGAGCCGCGGCGTCACGCTCTCGTTCCCGGGAATCGAACGGGACGACGCGAAGATAACCCGGTACGCCCACATCCTCGAGCGCGACGAATCGGTCGATTCGGGTGCCGGCGCGGCCTCCGCACGGGCGGCGCTCGCCCACGCGATCGGCGCGGAACTCGAGGGAGAGTCTCGAGTCGGACTGCCCGCGATACTCGGCGACGACCACGCGGACACCGTTCGCCGAGACCTCGCGGAACGGCTCGGCGTCGACGTCTTCGAGGTGCCGATGGGGCCGCCGAGCCTTCCCGGCATCCGGCTCGAGGACCTGCTCTACGACGCGCTCGAGGAGGCGGGTGTCCGGGTGACGACCGGCGTTCCGGTCGTCGATTACGAGTCCGTCGACGCGGACGGGGCCGCCGCTAGCCGCGGGCGTATCGACCGCGTCCTCGTCGATCGGAAGCGAAAACGGGTTCCCTACAGCGCGGACCAGTACGTCCTCGCGACTGGCGGACTGGTCGGCAAGGGGGTCCAGTCCGACCGCGAACGGGTCTACGAGCCGATCTTCGATTGCCACGTCGCCCACAGCGAGGATCGGTACGACTGGTTCGCCGACGAGGCGTTCGGCGAACATCCCTTCGCCCGGTTCGGCCTCGCGGTCGATCGGGAGTTGTACCCGCTCGGGGCTGACGGCGAACGCGAGTTTTCGAACCTGCGCGCCGCGGGCGGCGTGCTAGGCGGGTTCGACGCGCCCGCGGAGAAATCCGGCGGCGGCGTGTCGCTTTCGACCGGTTACGCGGCGGGGGCCGCTGCCGGCGAGGAGGTGGACCGATGA
- the glpA gene encoding anaerobic glycerol-3-phosphate dehydrogenase subunit GlpA — translation MAHDTEVLVLGGGSTGCGTARDLARRGLEVTLVERGNLTDGTTGRMHGLLHSGGRYAVSDQASATECIEENETLREIAGHCVEETGGLFVQRPEDPDEYFREKLEGCRECNIPAEVLSGREAREVEPYLASDVKRAIEVPDGAVDPFRLCVANAMDAENHGARVETHAEVVDLLRDGDDVYGVEVRHDSGPGTRDHGAAGTTEEITADYVVNATGAWAGQIGAMADLEVAVRPSKGVMTIMNVRQVDTVINRCRPKGDADIVVPHETTAILGTTDEEVDDPDDYPEEEWEVDMMIDTLSELLPILSESRTIRSFWGVRPLYEPPGTGTQDPTDITRDFFLLDHDDRDGVSGMSTIVGGKFTTYRAMAEEIADHVCDKLGVRASCDTADAALPGSENLAVLERGMDDFGLRSPVARRSKQRLGSRSEAVLETEEPNPVLCACEGVTRAEVQDAINQSGSDLNAVRIRTRASMGNCQGGFCCQQLACELHPEYDEATTRAALDELFQERWKGQRHALWGEQLSQAMLNYALHATTMNRDRDPAGVDERIAFDAFDGGPGGER, via the coding sequence ATGGCACACGATACGGAGGTCCTCGTTCTCGGCGGCGGCTCGACCGGCTGTGGGACCGCCAGGGATCTGGCGCGGCGCGGACTCGAGGTGACTCTCGTCGAGCGAGGCAACCTGACTGACGGAACGACCGGCCGAATGCACGGGCTGTTACACAGCGGCGGGCGATACGCGGTCTCCGATCAGGCCAGCGCGACCGAGTGCATCGAGGAAAACGAAACGCTTCGCGAGATCGCGGGCCACTGCGTCGAGGAGACCGGCGGCCTGTTCGTCCAGCGCCCGGAAGACCCGGACGAGTACTTTCGGGAAAAGCTCGAGGGGTGTCGGGAGTGTAACATTCCGGCCGAAGTCCTCTCGGGACGCGAGGCCCGCGAGGTCGAACCCTACCTCGCGAGCGACGTCAAGCGGGCGATCGAGGTCCCCGACGGCGCGGTGGATCCGTTCAGGCTCTGCGTCGCGAACGCGATGGACGCGGAGAACCACGGCGCGCGCGTCGAAACCCACGCCGAGGTCGTCGACCTCCTGCGGGACGGCGACGACGTCTACGGCGTCGAGGTGAGACACGATTCGGGACCGGGAACGCGAGACCACGGCGCGGCCGGCACCACCGAGGAGATCACCGCCGACTACGTCGTGAACGCGACCGGCGCGTGGGCCGGACAGATCGGCGCGATGGCGGACCTCGAGGTCGCGGTTCGACCCTCGAAGGGCGTGATGACGATCATGAACGTCCGGCAGGTCGACACCGTCATCAACCGCTGCCGTCCGAAAGGGGACGCGGACATCGTCGTCCCCCACGAGACCACCGCGATCCTGGGGACGACCGACGAGGAGGTCGACGACCCCGACGACTACCCCGAGGAGGAGTGGGAGGTCGACATGATGATAGATACGCTCTCGGAACTGCTCCCGATCCTTTCGGAGTCGCGAACGATCCGCTCGTTCTGGGGCGTTCGACCGCTGTACGAACCGCCGGGAACCGGCACGCAGGATCCGACCGACATCACCCGGGACTTCTTCCTGCTCGATCACGACGACAGGGACGGCGTCTCGGGCATGTCGACCATCGTCGGCGGGAAGTTCACCACCTACCGGGCGATGGCCGAGGAAATCGCAGACCACGTCTGTGACAAACTCGGCGTTCGCGCGAGCTGTGACACCGCCGACGCGGCGCTCCCCGGCAGCGAGAACCTCGCGGTTCTCGAGCGCGGGATGGACGACTTCGGGCTCCGGTCGCCGGTCGCGCGACGCAGCAAACAGCGACTCGGAAGTCGATCCGAGGCCGTCCTCGAGACCGAGGAGCCGAATCCGGTGCTCTGTGCCTGCGAGGGCGTGACGCGAGCGGAGGTACAGGACGCGATCAATCAATCGGGCTCGGATCTCAACGCGGTTCGGATCCGAACTCGGGCCTCGATGGGGAACTGTCAGGGCGGCTTTTGCTGCCAGCAGTTGGCCTGCGAACTCCACCCCGAGTACGACGAGGCGACGACGCGGGCGGCGCTCGACGAGCTGTTTCAGGAGCGTTGGAAGGGCCAGCGCCACGCCCTTTGGGGCGAACAGCTCTCGCAGGCGATGCTCAACTACGCGCTCCACGCGACGACGATGAACCGAGACCGGGATCCGGCGGGTGTCGACGAACGGATCGCCTTCGACGCGTTCGACGGCGGTCCGGGGGGCGAGCGCTGA
- the glpK gene encoding glycerol kinase GlpK — protein sequence MTDPTYVGAIDQGTTGTRFIVFDHGGQVVANAYEKHEQIYPEPGWVEHDPMEIWDATKSVVTTALGQAGISPDQLEAIGVTNQRETTLLWDADSGRPVHNAIVWQDRRTTDRVEQLESEGMVEEIREKTGLEADAYFSATKAEWLLENADPIKLERSRPEDIRDRAAQGEVLFGTIDSWLIYNLTGNHITEVTNASRTMLYNIHDLEWDDDLLAEFGVPEEMLPEVRPSSDDQTYGTTDPDGFLEAEVPVAGALGDQQAALFGQTCFDPGEAKNTYGTGSFFLMNTGEEAVESDHGLLTTIGFQRSGEPVQYALEGSIFITGAAIEWLEDVSLIDDPAETAELARSVDSTDGVYVVPAFTGLGAPHWDQRARGTILGMTRGTRKEHIVRATLESIAYQTRDVAEAMEADSGIEMTSLKVDGGAVKNNYLCQLQADIIGSEISRPVVDETTALGSAYAAGLAVGYWDDVEGLRDNWQVDREFEPEMNADAADRMYARWSDAVDRSRDWARDGEE from the coding sequence GTGACAGATCCGACATACGTTGGCGCAATCGATCAGGGAACGACCGGCACGCGGTTCATCGTCTTCGACCACGGCGGACAGGTCGTCGCGAACGCGTACGAGAAACACGAGCAGATCTACCCGGAACCCGGCTGGGTCGAACACGACCCGATGGAGATCTGGGACGCGACAAAGAGCGTCGTGACGACCGCGCTCGGCCAGGCGGGGATCAGCCCCGACCAACTCGAGGCCATCGGCGTGACCAACCAGCGCGAGACGACGCTGCTGTGGGACGCCGACTCCGGCAGACCGGTCCACAACGCGATCGTCTGGCAGGACCGGCGAACCACGGATCGAGTCGAACAGCTCGAGAGCGAGGGGATGGTCGAGGAGATCCGCGAGAAGACGGGCCTCGAGGCCGACGCCTACTTCTCCGCGACGAAAGCCGAGTGGCTGCTCGAGAACGCCGACCCGATCAAACTCGAGCGAAGTCGACCGGAGGACATCCGCGACCGCGCGGCTCAGGGCGAGGTGCTTTTCGGCACCATCGATAGCTGGCTCATATACAACCTCACGGGCAACCACATCACCGAGGTGACCAACGCTTCGCGGACGATGCTGTACAACATCCACGACCTCGAGTGGGACGACGACCTCCTCGCGGAGTTCGGGGTGCCCGAGGAGATGCTGCCCGAGGTTCGGCCCTCGAGCGACGACCAGACCTACGGCACGACGGATCCCGACGGATTCCTCGAGGCGGAAGTGCCGGTCGCCGGCGCGCTCGGCGACCAGCAGGCCGCGCTGTTCGGCCAGACGTGTTTCGATCCCGGCGAGGCCAAGAACACCTACGGAACGGGCTCGTTCTTCCTCATGAACACCGGCGAGGAGGCCGTCGAGAGCGATCACGGCCTGCTCACGACGATCGGGTTCCAGCGCTCTGGCGAACCGGTCCAGTACGCTCTCGAGGGCTCGATCTTCATCACCGGCGCGGCGATCGAGTGGCTCGAGGACGTCTCGCTCATCGACGATCCCGCGGAGACCGCGGAGCTGGCCCGGAGCGTCGACTCGACCGACGGCGTCTACGTCGTCCCTGCGTTCACGGGACTGGGCGCGCCCCACTGGGATCAGCGTGCACGCGGGACGATCCTCGGCATGACCCGCGGCACCCGCAAGGAACACATCGTTCGCGCGACCCTCGAGTCGATCGCCTACCAGACCCGCGACGTCGCCGAGGCGATGGAAGCCGACTCGGGCATCGAGATGACCTCGCTCAAGGTCGACGGCGGCGCGGTGAAGAACAACTACCTGTGTCAGTTGCAGGCCGACATCATCGGCTCGGAGATCTCGCGGCCGGTCGTCGACGAGACGACGGCGCTCGGATCGGCCTACGCGGCCGGCCTCGCCGTCGGCTACTGGGACGACGTCGAGGGACTGCGCGACAACTGGCAGGTGGATCGGGAGTTCGAACCGGAGATGAACGCCGACGCGGCCGACCGGATGTACGCTCGGTGGTCGGACGCGGTCGATCGATCGCGCGACTGGGCGCGGGACGGGGAGGAGTGA
- a CDS encoding HAD-IIB family hydrolase has protein sequence MTADPPLVLDIDGTLTRPEGWGIDPRIFDPLLEWDAPIVIATGKAFPYPVALCHFAGIPELVVAENGGVVYTGDDVFFTADREAAEAVAREYKAAGYGLGWGPEDTVNRWRETEIAVQYDQPVEPLRAIATDYGLEVVDTGYAYHVKDAAPNKGDGVRTIAEHTNIDLGEAVAVGDSENDVSTFEVVDRSFAVANADAAARAAADEVLADAHADGTLALLERIRSA, from the coding sequence ATGACCGCCGACCCACCGCTGGTTCTCGACATCGACGGCACGCTGACCCGGCCCGAGGGGTGGGGGATCGACCCCCGGATCTTCGACCCGCTTCTCGAGTGGGACGCGCCGATCGTGATCGCGACCGGGAAGGCCTTCCCCTATCCCGTCGCGCTCTGTCACTTCGCCGGGATTCCGGAACTGGTCGTCGCCGAGAACGGCGGCGTCGTCTACACCGGCGACGACGTCTTCTTCACCGCCGACCGCGAGGCCGCCGAGGCCGTCGCGCGCGAGTACAAGGCCGCGGGCTACGGCCTCGGCTGGGGGCCCGAAGACACGGTCAACCGCTGGCGGGAGACGGAAATCGCCGTTCAGTACGACCAGCCGGTCGAACCGCTTCGGGCGATCGCCACCGACTACGGACTCGAGGTCGTGGACACGGGCTACGCCTACCACGTCAAGGACGCGGCACCGAACAAGGGCGATGGCGTTCGAACGATCGCCGAACACACCAATATCGATCTCGGCGAGGCCGTCGCCGTCGGCGACTCCGAGAACGACGTCTCGACGTTCGAGGTCGTCGACCGATCGTTCGCCGTCGCCAACGCCGACGCGGCCGCTCGAGCGGCCGCCGACGAGGTGCTCGCGGACGCCCACGCGGACGGAACGCTGGCGTTGCTCGAGCGAATTCGGTCCGCTTGA